From the Nodularia sp. NIES-3585 genome, one window contains:
- a CDS encoding DUF3288 family protein, producing MSELHGNKDQQHPLYNRDRPSINILLAHEATDYNLAELARLKIRYQGFPGARDIQKDLDQVLQQWGLTESQLFEKTRQMHYIGGIYQSRGKKEEQDWN from the coding sequence ATGTCTGAATTACACGGGAATAAAGACCAACAACATCCTCTCTATAACCGCGATCGCCCCTCTATTAATATTTTACTCGCTCACGAGGCAACAGACTACAATTTAGCTGAATTAGCTAGATTAAAAATTCGTTATCAAGGCTTTCCAGGGGCGAGAGACATCCAAAAAGACCTGGATCAAGTCTTGCAGCAGTGGGGTTTGACGGAATCCCAACTTTTTGAAAAAACTCGCCAGATGCACTATATTGGCGGCATTTATCAAAGTCGCGGCAAAAAAGAAGAGCAAGATTGGAATTAG